Proteins encoded in a region of the Quercus lobata isolate SW786 chromosome 8, ValleyOak3.0 Primary Assembly, whole genome shotgun sequence genome:
- the LOC115955039 gene encoding 3-phosphoshikimate 1-carboxyvinyltransferase 2-like isoform X1, with product MMITEWPWHSHLLPVEMFLSSSTTQICSVAHKPKSLSSLSFGSQFLDSSKSLTSKHKHVCMVGGGKVGTFRVCASVATAEKPSTVPEIVLQPIKDISGTITLPGSKSLSNRILLLAALSEGTTVVHNLLDSEDIHYMLGALKTLGLHVEDDKAIKRAIVEGCGGLFPVGKESRDEIQLFLGNAGTVMRPLTAAITAAGGHSSYILDGVPRMRERPIGDLVDGLKQLGADADCFLGTKCPPVRVVGKGGLPGGKVKLSGSTSSVFLTALIMAAPLALGDVEIEIIDRLISAPYVEMTLKLVERFGISVEHNDSLDRFLIHGGQKYNKYFRSPGNAYVEGDASSASYFLAGAAVTGGTVTVEGCGTSSLQGDVKFAEVLEKMGAKVTWTETSVTVTGPPQDSSKRKHLRAIDVNMNKMPDVAMTLAVVALFADGPTTIRDVASWRVKETERMIAICTELRKLGATVEEGPDYCVIIPPENLNVTTIDTYDDHRMAMAFSLAACGDVPVIINDPGCTRKSFPEYFEVLQRFIKH from the exons ATGATGATCACAGAATGGCCATGGCATTCTCACTTGCTGCCTGTGGAGATGTTCCTGTCATCATCAACGACCCAAATCTGTAGTGTTGcccacaaacccaaatctctGAGTTCACTCTCTTTTGGGTCACAGTTTTTGGACTCATCAAAGTCTTTGACTTCGAAGCACAAGCATGTGTGCATGGTGGGTGGTGGTAAAGTTGGTACATTTAGAGTTTGTGCTTCAGTTGCCACAGCTGAGAAGCCATCAACGGTACCGGAGATCGTGTTGCAACCCATCAAAGATATCTCCGGCACTATCACGTTGCCGGGGTCCAAGTCACTGTCAAATCGGATTCTGCTTCTGGCTGCTCTATCTGAG GGAACAACTGTTGTACACAACTTGTTGGATAGTGAAGATATTCATTACATGCTTGGTGCATTGAAAACCCTAGGACTACATGTGGAAGATGACAAGGCAATAAAAAGAGCAATTGTGGAAGGCTGTGGTGGTCTCTTTCCAGTGGGTAAAGAATCAAGGGATGAAATTCAACTTTTCCTTGGAAATGCCGGAACTGTAATGCGGCCATTGACAGCTGCAATTACTGCTGCTGGTGGACATTCAAG CTACATACTTGATGGGGTGCCCCGAATGAGAGAGAGACCAATTGGGGATTTAGTTGATGGTCTTAAGCAGCTTGGTGCAGATGCTGACTGTTTTCTTGGCACAAAATGTCCTCCTGTGCGTGTAGTTGGAAAGGGGGGTCTTCCTGGGGGTAAG GTGAAGCTCTCTGGATCAACTAGTAGTGTATTCTTGACTGCTTTGATCATGGCTGCTCCTCTGGCTCTTGGAGatgttgaaattgaaatcaTCGACAGGTTGATTTCCGCTCCTTATGTTGAGATGACTTTGAAGCTGGTGGAACGGTTTGGGATCTCTGTAGAACACAATGATAGCTTGGATCGGTTCTTGATCCATGGAGGTCAAAAGTACAA TAAATATTTCAGGTCTCCTGGAAATGCTTATGTTGAAGGTGATGCTTCAAGTGCTAGTTACTTCTTAGCTGGTGCAGCAGTCACCGGTGGGACAGTTACTGTTGAAGGCTGTGGGACAAGCAGTTTGCAG GGAGATGTAAAATTCGCGGAAGTTCTTGAGAAGATGGGTGCTAAAGTTACCTGGACAGAGACTAGTGTCACAGTAACTGGACCACCTCAAGATTCTTCCAAAAGAAAACACTTGCGAGCTATTGATGTCAACATGAACAAAATGCCAGATGTTGCGATGACTCTTGCTGTAGTTGCTCTTTTTGCTGATGGACCGACTACTATAAGAGATG tggCAAGTTGGAGAGTGAAGGAGACAGAACGAATGATTGCCATTTGCACAGAACTCAGGAAG TTGGGAGCAACAGTTGAAGAAGGACCAGATTATTGTGTGATCATTCCACCGGAGAATCTCAATGTAACAACTATTGACACATATGATGATCACAGAATGGCCATGGCATTCTCACTTGCTGCCTGTGGAGATGTTCCTGTCATCATCAACGACCCTGGTTGCACCCGAAAATCATTCCCAGAATACTTTGAAGTCCTCCAGAGGTTTATAAAGCATTGA
- the LOC115955039 gene encoding 3-phosphoshikimate 1-carboxyvinyltransferase, chloroplastic-like isoform X3, whose translation MMITEWPWHSHLLPVEMFLSSSTTQICSVAHKPKSLSSLSFGSQFLDSSKSLTSKHKHVCMVGGGKVGTFRVCASVATAEKPSTVPEIVLQPIKDISGTITLPGSKSLSNRILLLAALSEGTTVVHNLLDSEDIHYMLGALKTLGLHVEDDKAIKRAIVEGCGGLFPVGKESRDEIQLFLGNAGTVMRPLTAAITAAGGHSSYILDGVPRMRERPIGDLVDGLKQLGADADCFLGTKCPPVRVVGKGGLPGGKVKLSGSTSSVFLTALIMAAPLALGDVEIEIIDRLISAPYVEMTLKLVERFGISVEHNDSLDRFLIHGGQKYNKYFRSPGNAYVEGDASSASYFLAGAAVTGGTVTVEGCGTSSLQGDVKFAEVLEKMGAKVTWTETSVTVTGPPQDSSKRKHLRAIDVNMNKMPDVAMTLAVVALFADGPTTIRDGMWAFSWWRKN comes from the exons ATGATGATCACAGAATGGCCATGGCATTCTCACTTGCTGCCTGTGGAGATGTTCCTGTCATCATCAACGACCCAAATCTGTAGTGTTGcccacaaacccaaatctctGAGTTCACTCTCTTTTGGGTCACAGTTTTTGGACTCATCAAAGTCTTTGACTTCGAAGCACAAGCATGTGTGCATGGTGGGTGGTGGTAAAGTTGGTACATTTAGAGTTTGTGCTTCAGTTGCCACAGCTGAGAAGCCATCAACGGTACCGGAGATCGTGTTGCAACCCATCAAAGATATCTCCGGCACTATCACGTTGCCGGGGTCCAAGTCACTGTCAAATCGGATTCTGCTTCTGGCTGCTCTATCTGAG GGAACAACTGTTGTACACAACTTGTTGGATAGTGAAGATATTCATTACATGCTTGGTGCATTGAAAACCCTAGGACTACATGTGGAAGATGACAAGGCAATAAAAAGAGCAATTGTGGAAGGCTGTGGTGGTCTCTTTCCAGTGGGTAAAGAATCAAGGGATGAAATTCAACTTTTCCTTGGAAATGCCGGAACTGTAATGCGGCCATTGACAGCTGCAATTACTGCTGCTGGTGGACATTCAAG CTACATACTTGATGGGGTGCCCCGAATGAGAGAGAGACCAATTGGGGATTTAGTTGATGGTCTTAAGCAGCTTGGTGCAGATGCTGACTGTTTTCTTGGCACAAAATGTCCTCCTGTGCGTGTAGTTGGAAAGGGGGGTCTTCCTGGGGGTAAG GTGAAGCTCTCTGGATCAACTAGTAGTGTATTCTTGACTGCTTTGATCATGGCTGCTCCTCTGGCTCTTGGAGatgttgaaattgaaatcaTCGACAGGTTGATTTCCGCTCCTTATGTTGAGATGACTTTGAAGCTGGTGGAACGGTTTGGGATCTCTGTAGAACACAATGATAGCTTGGATCGGTTCTTGATCCATGGAGGTCAAAAGTACAA TAAATATTTCAGGTCTCCTGGAAATGCTTATGTTGAAGGTGATGCTTCAAGTGCTAGTTACTTCTTAGCTGGTGCAGCAGTCACCGGTGGGACAGTTACTGTTGAAGGCTGTGGGACAAGCAGTTTGCAG GGAGATGTAAAATTCGCGGAAGTTCTTGAGAAGATGGGTGCTAAAGTTACCTGGACAGAGACTAGTGTCACAGTAACTGGACCACCTCAAGATTCTTCCAAAAGAAAACACTTGCGAGCTATTGATGTCAACATGAACAAAATGCCAGATGTTGCGATGACTCTTGCTGTAGTTGCTCTTTTTGCTGATGGACCGACTACTATAAGAGATGGTATGTGGGCCTTTTCGTGGTGGAGAAAAAATTAA
- the LOC115955042 gene encoding pentatricopeptide repeat-containing protein At1g12775, mitochondrial-like yields MEKNGYKPNAITCGTILNALCKIGQTSMAIRLLRKMEEGNFELHLSVYNIIIDSLCKDRLVTEALNLLFEMMSKGIQPDLVSYNSLIQGLCNFSLWREAITLLNEMTQRKIVPCVRTFSILVDTYCKEGMLIEAKKVFDMMIQRGIEPNVVSYNTLIDGYCLQNKLKDAIEALNMMVERGCSPDVVSYNTLINGFCKKKRIDEAMNFFHEMSNKGVTPDVVTYNTLIGGFCRVERHKAALELFHKM; encoded by the exons ATGGAGAAGAATGGGTATAAGCCTAATGCAATTACTTGTGGAACAATACTGAATGCTCTATGTAAGATTGGACAGACTAGTATGGCTATTAGATTGCTTAGGAAGATGGAAGAAGGGAATTTTGAGCTTCATCTGTCAGTGTATAACATAATCATTGATAGTTTATGTAAGGATAGATTGGTAACTGAG GCTTTGAACCTTTTATTTGAAATGATGAGTAAAGGCATTCAGCCGGATCTTGTCTCTTACAATTCCTTAATTCAAGGCCTATGCAATTTCAGCCTGTGGAGAGAGGCTATTACTTTGTTGAATGAGATGACACAGAGGAAGATCGTGCCATGCGTTAGGACCTTCAGTATATTGGTGGACACATATTGCAAAGAGGGGATGTTGATAGAGGCGAAAAAAGTTTTTGATATGATGATTCAAAGAGGTATTGAGCCTAACGTAGTCTCTTATAATACTTTGATTGATGGatattgtttgcaaaataaattGAAGGATGCCATCGAAGCATTGAACATGATGGTTGAGAGGGGTTGTTCACCTGATGTTGTTAGTTATAACACATTGATTAATGGattttgtaaaaagaaaagaattgatGAGGCAATGAATTTCTTTCATGAAATGTCCAATAAGGGAGTAACTCCTGATGTTGTGACTTACAACACTCTTATAGGTGGGTTTTGTCGAGTGGAGAGACACAAGGCTGCTTTAGAGCTATTTCATAAGATGTAG
- the LOC115955039 gene encoding 3-phosphoshikimate 1-carboxyvinyltransferase 2-like isoform X2, with product MMITEWPWHSHLLPVEMFLSSSTTQICSVAHKPKSLSSLSFGSQFLDSSKSLTSKHKHVCMVGGGKVGTFRVCASVATAEKPSTVPEIVLQPIKDISGTITLPGSKSLSNRILLLAALSEGTTVVHNLLDSEDIHYMLGALKTLGLHVEDDKAIKRAIVEGCGGLFPVGKESRDEIQLFLGNAGTVMRPLTAAITAAGGHSSYILDGVPRMRERPIGDLVDGLKQLGADADCFLGTKCPPVRVVGKGGLPGGKVKLSGSTSSVFLTALIMAAPLALGDVEIEIIDRLISAPYVEMTLKLVERFGISVEHNDSLDRFLIHGGQKYKSPGNAYVEGDASSASYFLAGAAVTGGTVTVEGCGTSSLQGDVKFAEVLEKMGAKVTWTETSVTVTGPPQDSSKRKHLRAIDVNMNKMPDVAMTLAVVALFADGPTTIRDVASWRVKETERMIAICTELRKLGATVEEGPDYCVIIPPENLNVTTIDTYDDHRMAMAFSLAACGDVPVIINDPGCTRKSFPEYFEVLQRFIKH from the exons ATGATGATCACAGAATGGCCATGGCATTCTCACTTGCTGCCTGTGGAGATGTTCCTGTCATCATCAACGACCCAAATCTGTAGTGTTGcccacaaacccaaatctctGAGTTCACTCTCTTTTGGGTCACAGTTTTTGGACTCATCAAAGTCTTTGACTTCGAAGCACAAGCATGTGTGCATGGTGGGTGGTGGTAAAGTTGGTACATTTAGAGTTTGTGCTTCAGTTGCCACAGCTGAGAAGCCATCAACGGTACCGGAGATCGTGTTGCAACCCATCAAAGATATCTCCGGCACTATCACGTTGCCGGGGTCCAAGTCACTGTCAAATCGGATTCTGCTTCTGGCTGCTCTATCTGAG GGAACAACTGTTGTACACAACTTGTTGGATAGTGAAGATATTCATTACATGCTTGGTGCATTGAAAACCCTAGGACTACATGTGGAAGATGACAAGGCAATAAAAAGAGCAATTGTGGAAGGCTGTGGTGGTCTCTTTCCAGTGGGTAAAGAATCAAGGGATGAAATTCAACTTTTCCTTGGAAATGCCGGAACTGTAATGCGGCCATTGACAGCTGCAATTACTGCTGCTGGTGGACATTCAAG CTACATACTTGATGGGGTGCCCCGAATGAGAGAGAGACCAATTGGGGATTTAGTTGATGGTCTTAAGCAGCTTGGTGCAGATGCTGACTGTTTTCTTGGCACAAAATGTCCTCCTGTGCGTGTAGTTGGAAAGGGGGGTCTTCCTGGGGGTAAG GTGAAGCTCTCTGGATCAACTAGTAGTGTATTCTTGACTGCTTTGATCATGGCTGCTCCTCTGGCTCTTGGAGatgttgaaattgaaatcaTCGACAGGTTGATTTCCGCTCCTTATGTTGAGATGACTTTGAAGCTGGTGGAACGGTTTGGGATCTCTGTAGAACACAATGATAGCTTGGATCGGTTCTTGATCCATGGAGGTCAAAAGTACAA GTCTCCTGGAAATGCTTATGTTGAAGGTGATGCTTCAAGTGCTAGTTACTTCTTAGCTGGTGCAGCAGTCACCGGTGGGACAGTTACTGTTGAAGGCTGTGGGACAAGCAGTTTGCAG GGAGATGTAAAATTCGCGGAAGTTCTTGAGAAGATGGGTGCTAAAGTTACCTGGACAGAGACTAGTGTCACAGTAACTGGACCACCTCAAGATTCTTCCAAAAGAAAACACTTGCGAGCTATTGATGTCAACATGAACAAAATGCCAGATGTTGCGATGACTCTTGCTGTAGTTGCTCTTTTTGCTGATGGACCGACTACTATAAGAGATG tggCAAGTTGGAGAGTGAAGGAGACAGAACGAATGATTGCCATTTGCACAGAACTCAGGAAG TTGGGAGCAACAGTTGAAGAAGGACCAGATTATTGTGTGATCATTCCACCGGAGAATCTCAATGTAACAACTATTGACACATATGATGATCACAGAATGGCCATGGCATTCTCACTTGCTGCCTGTGGAGATGTTCCTGTCATCATCAACGACCCTGGTTGCACCCGAAAATCATTCCCAGAATACTTTGAAGTCCTCCAGAGGTTTATAAAGCATTGA